One stretch of Pseudomonas fragi DNA includes these proteins:
- a CDS encoding membrane-bound PQQ-dependent dehydrogenase, glucose/quinate/shikimate family gives MTDSKQPPAGNSARVLFSLLVLVVSLALIYGGVKLVALGGSSYYLIAGLAYLLLAVLFFLRKRIGISLSVAIFLATCVWAFYEVGQFSYWQLLPRLVVPAIILTLSLWVGATLPGLPLNTRRAANRSGVAVFVALIATLIAAFYPHGAISNPVAASDPAPAAEPSPAAQNWEFFGRNASGTRFAPYTQITPDNVNDLQVAWVYRTGRRTSGPGAGVDENTPLQIGNVLYSCTPENLITALDADTGKPLWKFDPHAKSEEHVTCRGVGYYDIDKDDSLSAEVKASYNDQQQCRQRILVSSVDARLFALDAQSGALCPSFGDNGYVDLKKGMGPTEHSKRYHPTSLPVVMGHLTVVGGWVRDIVAGEPSGAVRAFDVLTGKLAWAWDVGAPQNSDVTEADHQFALETPNVWTIPTYDKELNLVYLPTGNGPPDYWGGDRNQAKEKYGSAVVAVDASTGKAKWVYQTVHHDVWDYDLPSQPVLYDIKNAQGVKTPVLIQTTKTGNIFVLDRRTGLPVTAVEERAVPTSPAAVGEHLSPTQPFSTGMPMIGAEPLTEKSMWGVSTFDQLYCRILFKDSVYMGPFTPPGEKPYIEWPGLLGGMNWGGIAIDENTGMMFVNDMRMPLRMALVTKEDTNKFKVSTDEVPGFMGTIRPQVAGIYGGVKIDILQSPLGVPCNTPPFGSMSAIDLNTQKLVWQVPLGTVQDTGPLGIKTHMPVPLGMPTLGGPTATASGLVFFAGTQDYYLRALDSKTGKQVWKARLPVGAVAAPLIYKSPATGKQYVVISAGGMSHSPDVGDYIIAYALPDAVGKE, from the coding sequence ATGACGGACAGTAAACAGCCCCCGGCTGGTAATAGTGCGCGGGTGCTATTTTCCCTGCTGGTATTGGTCGTATCACTGGCCCTGATATATGGCGGGGTCAAGCTGGTGGCTCTGGGAGGATCCAGTTACTACCTGATCGCGGGCCTGGCTTATCTGCTGCTGGCGGTGCTGTTTTTTTTGCGCAAGCGCATCGGCATCAGTCTTTCAGTGGCCATTTTCCTGGCAACGTGCGTCTGGGCATTTTATGAAGTGGGTCAGTTCAGCTATTGGCAACTGCTGCCACGCCTGGTCGTCCCGGCCATTATCCTGACCCTCAGTCTGTGGGTCGGCGCGACCTTGCCAGGCCTTCCCCTGAACACCCGGCGTGCGGCTAACCGCAGCGGTGTTGCAGTGTTCGTGGCGTTGATCGCCACCTTGATCGCTGCGTTTTACCCCCACGGCGCTATCTCCAACCCGGTCGCCGCGTCTGACCCGGCGCCGGCCGCTGAGCCATCACCGGCTGCGCAAAACTGGGAGTTCTTTGGCCGCAATGCATCGGGTACCCGCTTTGCGCCTTACACTCAAATCACCCCGGACAATGTCAATGACCTGCAAGTGGCCTGGGTCTACCGTACGGGCCGCCGCACCAGCGGCCCGGGCGCGGGTGTCGACGAAAATACCCCGTTGCAGATCGGCAATGTGCTGTACTCCTGCACCCCGGAAAACCTGATCACCGCCCTTGACGCCGATACCGGCAAGCCGCTGTGGAAGTTCGATCCTCACGCCAAAAGCGAAGAGCATGTTACTTGCCGGGGCGTGGGCTATTACGACATCGACAAGGACGACAGCCTGAGTGCTGAAGTCAAAGCGTCCTACAACGATCAACAGCAATGCCGTCAGCGCATTCTGGTGTCCTCTGTGGATGCCCGTTTGTTTGCCCTGGATGCCCAGAGCGGCGCCCTGTGCCCGAGCTTTGGCGACAACGGCTATGTTGACCTGAAAAAAGGCATGGGCCCCACCGAACACAGCAAGCGCTACCACCCCACTTCCCTGCCGGTGGTCATGGGCCATCTCACGGTGGTGGGTGGCTGGGTGCGGGATATTGTGGCCGGAGAACCTTCAGGTGCCGTGCGCGCATTTGATGTGCTGACCGGTAAGCTGGCCTGGGCTTGGGATGTGGGTGCGCCGCAAAACAGCGACGTCACAGAGGCCGATCATCAGTTCGCCCTGGAAACCCCCAATGTATGGACCATTCCGACTTACGACAAAGAGCTGAACCTGGTCTACCTGCCCACCGGCAACGGCCCGCCCGACTATTGGGGCGGCGACCGCAACCAGGCCAAGGAGAAATACGGCTCGGCCGTGGTCGCTGTGGATGCTTCGACCGGCAAGGCCAAGTGGGTGTACCAGACCGTCCATCACGATGTCTGGGACTATGACCTGCCTTCGCAGCCTGTGCTGTATGACATCAAGAATGCCCAGGGCGTGAAAACCCCGGTGCTGATCCAGACCACCAAGACGGGCAATATCTTTGTCCTGGACCGGCGCACGGGCCTGCCGGTGACCGCCGTTGAAGAACGCGCCGTACCAACCTCCCCTGCAGCCGTAGGCGAACACCTGTCGCCGACCCAACCGTTCTCGACAGGCATGCCGATGATTGGCGCCGAGCCGCTGACCGAAAAATCCATGTGGGGCGTGAGCACATTCGACCAGCTCTATTGCCGGATCCTGTTCAAGGATTCGGTCTATATGGGCCCGTTCACCCCTCCGGGCGAAAAGCCCTATATTGAATGGCCGGGCTTGCTGGGCGGGATGAACTGGGGCGGGATTGCCATTGACGAAAACACCGGCATGATGTTCGTCAATGACATGCGCATGCCCCTGCGCATGGCACTGGTCACCAAGGAAGACACGAACAAGTTCAAGGTGTCGACCGACGAAGTGCCAGGCTTCATGGGTACCATTCGCCCGCAAGTGGCCGGTATTTATGGCGGTGTAAAAATCGACATTCTCCAGTCGCCCCTGGGCGTGCCGTGCAACACCCCGCCGTTCGGCAGCATGAGTGCGATTGACCTCAATACGCAGAAACTGGTCTGGCAGGTCCCGCTGGGCACTGTCCAGGATACCGGGCCGCTGGGGATCAAGACCCACATGCCGGTGCCGCTGGGCATGCCGACCCTGGGCGGCCCCACCGCCACCGCTTCCGGGCTGGTGTTCTTTGCCGGTACCCAGGATTACTACCTGCGCGCCCTGGATTCGAAAACAGGCAAGCAAGTGTGGAAGGCCCGCTTGCCGGTGGGTGCGGTAGCGGCACCGCTGATCTACAAGTCACCCGCCACAGGCAAGCAATATGTGGTGATCTCGGCGGGGGGGATGAGCCATTCGCCTGACGTGGGCGACTACATCATTGCCTATGCGCTGCCGGATGCTGTTGGCAAAGAGTAA
- a CDS encoding ABC transporter ATP-binding protein, which produces MNSALIYPVNQSGPEILKLADVRVRFPVSNDWLGRPRGYAHALNGIDLQVRAGETLGIVGESGCGKSTLAQLLMGLLKPSSGELSWANGSKGEGSSNVQIVFQDPQSSLNPRLPIWRIITEPLYARGMRSNEQMRSIAAKVAAQVGIRPEYLDRFAHQFSGGQRQRIAIARALSSDPDIIVLDEPTSALDISVQAQILNLLAELQQARNLTYILTSHNVSVVRHMADRVAVMYLGQIVELGSAAQVLDQPHHPYTRLLFEAVPRLGVPLRAEQVAAPTELPGNRKLPEGCFFLERCSSSREGCGQPQVMRGGEHQRVRCHVMG; this is translated from the coding sequence ATGAACAGTGCGCTGATCTACCCCGTCAACCAGAGCGGCCCCGAGATTCTGAAACTAGCCGACGTGCGCGTGCGCTTCCCCGTCAGCAACGACTGGCTGGGCAGACCCCGGGGTTACGCCCACGCGCTCAATGGCATCGACCTGCAGGTGCGGGCCGGGGAAACCCTGGGCATCGTCGGCGAGTCGGGCTGCGGCAAAAGCACCCTGGCACAACTGCTGATGGGCCTGCTCAAGCCCAGCAGCGGCGAACTGAGCTGGGCCAACGGCAGCAAAGGCGAAGGCAGCAGCAATGTGCAGATCGTATTCCAGGACCCGCAGTCGTCGCTCAACCCGCGCCTGCCGATCTGGCGCATCATCACCGAGCCGCTGTACGCCCGGGGCATGCGCTCGAACGAACAGATGCGCAGCATTGCCGCCAAAGTAGCAGCCCAAGTAGGTATCCGCCCCGAGTATCTGGACCGATTTGCCCACCAGTTTTCCGGTGGCCAGCGCCAACGCATCGCAATTGCCCGGGCACTGTCATCGGACCCGGACATCATCGTCCTTGACGAACCGACCTCGGCGCTGGATATCTCGGTGCAGGCACAGATCCTCAACCTGCTGGCCGAATTGCAGCAGGCGCGTAACCTCACCTATATCCTGACCTCCCACAACGTCTCGGTGGTGCGCCATATGGCCGACCGCGTGGCGGTGATGTACCTGGGGCAGATTGTCGAACTGGGCAGCGCCGCCCAGGTGCTCGACCAGCCGCACCACCCTTACACGCGCCTGCTGTTCGAAGCCGTGCCGCGCCTGGGTGTGCCCTTGCGCGCCGAGCAGGTCGCGGCGCCCACCGAACTGCCGGGCAACCGCAAGCTGCCTGAAGGGTGTTTCTTTTTGGAGCGTTGCAGCTCAAGCCGCGAGGGCTGCGGCCAGCCCCAGGTGATGCGAGGGGGTGAGCACCAGCGGGTAAGGTGCCACGTTATGGGTTGA
- a CDS encoding LysR family transcriptional regulator has product MSKLRQMEVFVAVVEAGSFADAAVRVDMSAVMVGRHIQSLETALNSKLIQRTTRRQSVTGEGRLFYEESKKALEQIKYAWSRVEASTGKPGGLLRMTAPMTLGVTLVGPLVNEFMQLYPDVQVELILSNDVADLHESSFDLGFRISELIEVNLESRPLPPYRMVICAAPGYLQTHQEPQTPEQLYQHRILTHTSWTNRFAWPLQHGNKTMPWPDHAVLRSNDGQVLLQAAIAGNGILMQPDFLVAEALAKGELVTIMDACAPAPKPVQMVYPRSKKALPKLNAFVTFIVERLQPA; this is encoded by the coding sequence ATGAGCAAGCTCAGGCAGATGGAAGTTTTTGTGGCTGTGGTCGAGGCCGGCAGTTTTGCCGACGCGGCAGTCCGGGTGGACATGTCGGCGGTGATGGTGGGGCGCCATATTCAGAGCCTTGAAACAGCACTCAACAGCAAGCTGATTCAACGAACTACCCGCCGCCAGTCGGTGACAGGTGAGGGGCGGCTGTTTTATGAAGAGTCGAAAAAGGCCCTTGAACAGATCAAGTACGCCTGGAGCCGGGTCGAAGCCTCCACTGGCAAGCCGGGCGGGCTGCTGCGCATGACTGCGCCCATGACCCTGGGCGTCACGCTGGTGGGGCCGCTGGTGAACGAGTTCATGCAGCTGTACCCGGACGTGCAAGTGGAGCTGATCCTCAGCAACGACGTGGCGGATTTGCACGAAAGCTCATTTGATCTGGGTTTCAGGATATCCGAGCTGATTGAGGTCAACCTCGAATCAAGGCCGCTGCCACCGTACCGAATGGTTATTTGCGCAGCACCCGGGTACCTGCAAACGCACCAGGAGCCACAGACGCCGGAGCAGCTCTACCAGCACCGAATCCTCACCCACACCTCGTGGACCAACCGTTTCGCCTGGCCCCTGCAACACGGTAATAAAACCATGCCCTGGCCCGATCACGCGGTGCTCAGAAGCAACGACGGTCAGGTCCTCCTGCAAGCGGCGATCGCCGGCAACGGCATCTTGATGCAACCCGACTTTCTGGTCGCCGAGGCCCTGGCCAAAGGTGAGCTGGTAACCATCATGGATGCCTGTGCACCGGCACCCAAACCGGTACAGATGGTCTATCCACGCAGCAAAAAAGCACTGCCCAAGCTCAATGCCTTTGTGACGTTCATTGTCGAGCGTTTGCAGCCGGCATGA
- a CDS encoding ABC transporter ATP-binding protein, which yields MTYSQPVLAIDNLSLEFPAYKSSVKALNGVSLHVNPGEIVGVVGESGSGKSVTAMLSMRLLPERSYRITSGSLSMLGRDMLKAPEKDLLKIRGRDAAMIFQEPMTALNPTRRIGRQMLDVIIHHQKISTSAAHAKAVALLRDMHIASPEQVLESYPFELSGGMRQRVMIALAFSCEPQLLIADEPTTALDVTVQRQVLLLLREKARQKGTAILLITHDMALVSQFCDRVYVMYTGAVVEQGLTADVMSNPQHPYTRGLLSGLPEMVEPGQPLLTIPGQVPNLSRLPTGCTFAERCVHAMQVCGERPVLTAINRDEQRKRACWLPQQELSK from the coding sequence ATGACTTATTCGCAACCCGTACTGGCCATCGACAACCTGAGCCTGGAGTTCCCGGCCTACAAAAGCAGCGTCAAGGCACTCAACGGCGTGTCGCTGCACGTCAACCCCGGCGAGATTGTCGGCGTGGTCGGCGAGTCCGGCTCGGGCAAGTCGGTGACCGCCATGCTGAGCATGCGCCTGCTGCCCGAACGCAGCTATCGCATCACCTCCGGCAGCCTGAGCATGCTCGGTCGCGACATGCTCAAGGCGCCGGAAAAGGACCTGCTGAAAATCCGTGGCCGCGATGCGGCGATGATCTTCCAGGAGCCCATGACCGCGCTCAACCCGACCCGGCGCATTGGCCGGCAGATGCTCGACGTGATCATCCACCACCAGAAAATCAGTACCAGCGCAGCCCACGCCAAGGCGGTTGCCCTGCTGCGCGACATGCATATCGCCAGCCCCGAGCAGGTGCTGGAAAGCTATCCGTTCGAACTGTCAGGGGGCATGCGCCAGCGGGTAATGATTGCCCTGGCCTTCTCCTGCGAACCGCAACTGCTGATTGCCGACGAACCCACCACCGCGCTGGACGTGACCGTACAACGCCAGGTGCTGTTGCTGCTGCGCGAAAAGGCCCGGCAAAAAGGCACTGCCATCCTGTTGATCACCCACGACATGGCGCTGGTGTCGCAGTTCTGCGACCGGGTGTATGTGATGTACACCGGCGCGGTGGTGGAACAGGGCCTCACCGCCGATGTGATGAGCAACCCGCAACACCCTTACACCCGGGGTCTGCTCAGCGGCCTGCCGGAGATGGTCGAGCCGGGGCAGCCTCTGCTGACCATTCCCGGGCAAGTCCCCAACCTGTCGCGTTTGCCCACCGGCTGCACCTTCGCCGAACGTTGTGTACATGCCATGCAAGTATGCGGTGAGCGCCCGGTGCTGACCGCCATCAACCGTGACGAACAACGCAAGCGTGCGTGCTGGTTGCCGCAACAGGAGCTTTCAAAATGA
- a CDS encoding D-cysteine desulfhydrase family protein, which yields MQTVLDKALSAFPRADLLQGPTPIQRASRLEQQLGLHEQQVQLYIKRDDHMLIGGGGNKLRKLEFHLGAALQDGIDTIITVGGIQSNHARLTAAVCARQGIDCELILSRAVPRYDADYELNGNRLLDHLFGARVQVLARGEDPLAQADIRAEQLRAAGRKPLVIPTGGSTPAGCLGYARCAAEILAQETQLGVRFSQVMVPNGSAGTHAGLAAGFELLGRGAATVRSWSVLADRDTAAAARTLQLTRQTLALLGSSAALRTDAIDIDGSQLGEGYGLPTPAMLEAVGLLARCEGLLVDPVYSGKALAGLLSDLRQGRYQAGDNLLFVMTGGTPGLYAYRDIFSGH from the coding sequence ATGCAAACCGTACTGGACAAGGCGCTGAGCGCGTTTCCCCGCGCCGACCTGTTACAGGGCCCTACTCCGATTCAACGGGCCAGCCGCCTTGAACAACAGCTGGGTTTGCATGAGCAGCAAGTGCAGCTGTATATCAAGCGCGATGACCATATGCTGATCGGTGGTGGCGGCAACAAGTTGCGCAAACTTGAGTTTCACTTGGGCGCAGCCCTCCAGGACGGTATTGATACGATCATCACCGTGGGCGGCATCCAGTCCAATCATGCCCGGCTGACGGCGGCGGTCTGTGCTCGCCAGGGCATCGACTGTGAATTGATCCTCAGCCGTGCCGTGCCCAGGTACGACGCCGATTACGAACTCAACGGCAACAGGCTCCTCGATCATCTGTTTGGCGCCCGGGTGCAGGTACTGGCTCGGGGTGAAGACCCGTTGGCACAGGCCGACATCAGAGCAGAGCAACTGCGTGCGGCGGGGCGCAAGCCGCTGGTGATCCCCACCGGCGGCTCCACCCCGGCAGGTTGTCTGGGTTACGCCCGCTGCGCGGCGGAGATCCTGGCGCAGGAAACACAGCTGGGGGTGCGGTTCAGCCAGGTCATGGTGCCCAACGGCAGTGCCGGCACCCATGCCGGACTTGCCGCCGGTTTTGAACTGCTTGGGCGCGGCGCGGCAACGGTCCGGTCCTGGTCGGTGCTGGCGGATCGCGACACGGCGGCGGCGGCCAGAACCCTGCAACTGACCCGCCAGACCCTGGCCCTGCTGGGCAGCTCGGCGGCCCTGCGCACAGACGCTATCGACATCGATGGCAGCCAGTTGGGCGAAGGTTACGGCTTGCCGACCCCGGCCATGCTCGAAGCGGTAGGCCTGCTGGCCCGTTGCGAAGGTTTACTGGTGGACCCGGTGTACTCGGGCAAGGCCTTGGCCGGCCTGCTGAGCGACTTGCGCCAGGGCCGTTACCAGGCTGGCGATAATCTGCTGTTTGTGATGACCGGTGGCACACCGGGGTTGTATGCCTACAGGGACATTTTTAGCGGCCATTGA
- a CDS encoding MFS transporter, which translates to MSSIADGLPSNKRLPAVIAISLGIGMATLDTAIVNTALPTLAEGIGTDSASVIWVVNAYQLATIAAVLPFASLSDVLGHRRVFLGGLLVFIVASLFCGLAWSLPTLTAARVVQGLGAAAIMSVNIALLRHIYPAKILGRGLGYNSLVVGLAFTLGPTAASAILAVTTWHWLYLINVPLGLLAVVLGLRSLPEIPRSGHAFDRLAAILCAGLFALLVLGLGSAVHGAEGDLSLGLVAVALVCGVWLMRRQADHPAPMLAIDLFKRPLFALSSLTAICAFCAQGLAFVSLPFLLQTALGHSQVATGFLMTPWPAVVAVMALIAGRLADRVSLALLCGIGLLLLSAGMAALALLSEGASAFDIGWRMALCGAGFGFFQSPNLKAIMTSAPLARSGGASGIVATSRLMGQTLGASLVALCFHLSTGSGPQLALWLGFVFALAGALASGLRLMQSPVALRS; encoded by the coding sequence ATGTCTTCAATTGCCGATGGCTTGCCCAGCAACAAACGCCTGCCCGCCGTGATCGCGATCTCCCTGGGGATCGGCATGGCGACCCTGGATACCGCCATCGTCAACACGGCCTTGCCAACCCTGGCCGAAGGTATTGGCACTGATTCCGCCTCGGTGATCTGGGTGGTCAATGCCTACCAGCTGGCAACCATCGCCGCGGTGCTGCCGTTTGCCTCGCTCAGCGATGTGCTGGGCCATCGACGGGTGTTTCTCGGCGGTTTGCTGGTGTTTATCGTCGCCTCGCTGTTCTGCGGGCTGGCCTGGTCGCTGCCCACGCTGACCGCAGCGCGGGTGGTGCAGGGGTTGGGCGCTGCAGCGATCATGAGCGTGAATATCGCGTTGTTGCGCCACATTTATCCGGCGAAAATCCTCGGTCGGGGCCTGGGTTACAACTCGCTGGTGGTGGGGTTGGCCTTTACCCTGGGGCCGACGGCGGCGTCGGCTATTCTGGCGGTGACCACCTGGCATTGGCTGTATCTGATCAATGTGCCGCTGGGGTTGCTGGCGGTTGTGCTGGGCTTGCGCTCGTTGCCGGAAATTCCCAGAAGCGGGCACGCCTTCGACCGCTTGGCGGCGATCTTGTGTGCCGGGTTGTTTGCCTTGCTGGTATTGGGTCTGGGTTCGGCGGTACATGGCGCCGAAGGTGACCTGAGCCTGGGCCTGGTCGCAGTAGCGCTGGTGTGCGGGGTGTGGCTGATGCGTCGTCAGGCCGATCATCCGGCGCCGATGCTGGCAATCGATCTGTTCAAGCGGCCACTGTTTGCGTTGTCGTCACTGACGGCGATTTGTGCGTTTTGTGCTCAAGGGCTGGCCTTCGTGTCGTTGCCCTTCTTGTTGCAGACGGCATTGGGCCATAGCCAGGTGGCTACCGGGTTTTTGATGACGCCGTGGCCGGCGGTGGTGGCGGTGATGGCACTGATTGCCGGGCGCCTGGCAGATCGGGTGTCGCTGGCGCTGCTGTGCGGGATCGGCTTGTTGCTGTTGAGCGCAGGCATGGCGGCGCTGGCGCTGCTGAGCGAAGGGGCTTCGGCCTTCGATATCGGCTGGCGCATGGCGTTGTGCGGTGCCGGGTTCGGGTTTTTCCAGTCGCCCAACCTCAAGGCGATCATGACCAGTGCGCCGCTGGCCCGCAGTGGCGGCGCCAGTGGCATTGTCGCTACCTCGCGGTTGATGGGGCAGACACTGGGGGCGTCGCTGGTGGCGCTGTGTTTTCATCTGTCCACGGGCAGTGGCCCGCAGTTAGCGTTGTGGCTGGGTTTCGTTTTTGCCCTGGCGGGTGCGTTGGCCAGCGGCTTGCGGTTGATGCAGAGCCCCGTTGCATTGCGATCGTAA
- a CDS encoding LacI family DNA-binding transcriptional regulator, with protein MASVKDVARLAGVSLMTVSRALNTPGKLNQETLAKVLQAVETLGYVPSLSARKTRGGHSSGKTIGIFALDTATTPFAVDMLLSMEHTAREHGWNVFILNVFETPPDQQAIELMLSHQPDGIIFSAMQLRRVDIPRVLRSVPLVLGNCVSTDPGIACYISDDEDGQYQAVRQALRQGYRRPLCINLPRSSMAWGLRQSGLARALGEAGIEAAQVPQYDLSNDDGYQETLVVLEQKLREGEGQAPFDLLICGNDRIALVAYQYLLSRGLRIPQDVAVLGFDNMVGVAELFYPPLSTVQLPYYDMGRRAVLHLIEGLDDCAVHKVACPLVERESC; from the coding sequence ATGGCCTCAGTAAAAGATGTTGCACGGCTGGCGGGGGTTTCCCTGATGACCGTTTCCAGGGCCCTCAATACCCCGGGAAAGTTGAACCAGGAGACCCTGGCCAAAGTGCTGCAGGCCGTCGAAACACTTGGCTATGTGCCCAGCCTCTCGGCGCGCAAGACCCGTGGCGGGCATTCCAGTGGCAAGACCATCGGTATCTTTGCCCTGGACACGGCCACCACGCCTTTTGCCGTTGACATGCTGCTGTCGATGGAGCACACGGCCCGCGAACATGGCTGGAACGTGTTTATCCTCAACGTGTTTGAAACCCCGCCAGACCAGCAGGCCATCGAGTTGATGCTCTCCCATCAACCGGACGGCATCATCTTCAGCGCCATGCAGCTGCGGCGGGTGGACATTCCCCGGGTACTGCGCAGTGTGCCGCTGGTACTGGGCAATTGCGTCAGCACCGACCCCGGCATTGCCTGCTATATATCAGACGATGAAGACGGGCAGTATCAGGCGGTCCGCCAGGCGCTGCGACAAGGTTATCGCCGTCCGCTATGCATAAACCTGCCGCGAAGCAGCATGGCCTGGGGGCTGCGCCAGAGCGGGTTGGCCCGTGCCCTGGGCGAGGCCGGGATTGAGGCTGCGCAAGTGCCGCAATATGACCTGTCCAACGATGATGGCTATCAGGAAACGCTGGTTGTACTGGAACAAAAGTTGCGTGAGGGTGAAGGGCAGGCGCCCTTTGACCTGCTGATTTGCGGCAACGACCGGATTGCCCTGGTCGCGTATCAGTATCTGCTCAGCCGCGGCTTGCGTATCCCGCAGGATGTGGCGGTGCTGGGTTTTGACAATATGGTGGGGGTTGCCGAGCTGTTTTACCCGCCCTTGAGCACCGTGCAGCTGCCGTATTACGACATGGGCCGGCGTGCGGTGCTGCACCTGATTGAAGGTCTGGACGACTGCGCCGTGCACAAGGTTGCCTGCCCGCTGGTTGAGCGCGAGTCCTGCTGA
- the ddpC gene encoding D,D-dipeptide ABC transporter permease has protein sequence MSVPLTASHSPQWREKLTYLAYQIRRSPLTMAGLLITLMVVMCMIFAPWLASHDPNALNLAERLAPPSAEHWFGTDEVGRDLFSRVLYGSQQSVGVGLFVAFASCFIGGLLGCFSGVIGGRFDALTMRLMDIMLSVPSLVLIMALAAALGASLFNAMLAITLVRIPSYVRLARGQALSIRQMGYVKAAETFGARRWHMVHWHVARNAMPPLLVQLSLDIGSAILMASALGFIGLGAQQPTAEWGAMVATGRNYILDNWWYSTFPGLAILITATGFNLLGDGVRDLLDPRQQGK, from the coding sequence ATGTCCGTGCCTTTAACCGCATCACACAGCCCGCAATGGCGTGAAAAACTCACCTACCTGGCCTACCAGATCCGCCGCAGCCCGCTGACCATGGCCGGTCTGTTGATCACCCTGATGGTGGTGATGTGCATGATCTTCGCTCCGTGGCTGGCCAGCCACGACCCCAATGCCCTGAACCTGGCCGAGCGCCTGGCGCCGCCTTCCGCCGAACACTGGTTCGGCACCGACGAAGTGGGCCGTGACCTGTTCAGCCGGGTGCTGTACGGCAGCCAGCAATCGGTGGGTGTCGGCCTGTTCGTGGCCTTTGCCTCGTGCTTTATCGGCGGCCTGCTGGGCTGTTTTTCCGGGGTGATCGGCGGGCGCTTCGACGCCCTGACCATGCGCCTGATGGACATCATGCTGTCGGTGCCGTCGCTGGTGCTGATCATGGCCCTGGCTGCCGCACTGGGTGCCAGCCTGTTCAATGCCATGCTGGCCATTACCCTGGTGCGCATCCCGTCCTATGTGCGCCTGGCCCGCGGCCAGGCCCTGAGCATCCGCCAGATGGGCTACGTCAAGGCCGCCGAAACCTTCGGTGCCCGGCGCTGGCACATGGTCCACTGGCATGTGGCGCGCAACGCCATGCCGCCCTTGCTGGTGCAACTGAGCCTGGATATCGGCAGCGCCATCCTCATGGCCTCGGCCCTGGGCTTTATCGGCCTGGGCGCGCAACAGCCCACCGCAGAATGGGGCGCGATGGTCGCCACGGGGCGCAACTACATCCTCGACAACTGGTGGTACTCGACCTTTCCGGGGCTGGCGATCCTGATCACCGCCACTGGCTTCAATTTGCTGGGCGATGGCGTGCGCGATCTGCTCGACCCACGGCAACAGGGGAAATGA